The DNA window ATGGATCTCCATACTTCTATTCATATAGAACATACAGTTAATTCTATCTTGTATGCACAATTTGCACCTTAAAGGGCTGGGTCTGTATTTCATTTTTCACATCAAATTTCACTGTGTGCTAGGCTTTGTTTGTGGTTGGGGCCTGCACCTTCAAGGTAGCACACCATGCGCATTTGACAACCAATAATTTAAATAGCAGATAAATGATTCTCTTATGGTTATTTTTTAGGAAGGGAAGTACCACGAAGCACTTGGTAAGTGGGAGGCTGCACTTACCTTGATGCCTGATAATGCAATACTGCATGAACAGaaagctcaacttttacttgAATTGGGAGATGCATGGCGTGCACTGACAGCAGCAACCAGTACGTATGCTCTTGTTCAATTTACTTTCCCTTTTATTGATTCGGATGTACAGAATACCTACTGGCTACTAGGATGCCATCAGTTGAGAATAGTACAATCCATTCAAATTATACTACCATTGTTGCACCAATTTTCAGTGTCCAGGATTAATTCaatccaagtttttttttgttgtcaaAATCGTGTTTTTGTGGTACTTTTCAAGGACATTGcaaaatgtatataataaaGTATAGGGCCCATTCGTCTACCTTTCCCATAAAAAGTGGAATTAATGATTtccatacataaaaaaatgaagaatagTCTTAATTTGTGAGTGCATAGTTGCCTATTTTGGCCACATGTGAAGCCCATTTGATCCCAGCAGCATCTTTGTGCCATTCCATGTCTACTTCTAATAAATCAATTGCTATATGTTGGGGTATGCAGGAGCAACTGAATTGGATCCGTTATGGCCTGAGGTTAGTAAGGATTCCCAGGGTGAAAACACTATTACTCAATATGTGCACCCAATCGATTCTCAGTCCTTATATTTATCAGCAGCATCAATGATATGGTCATATATGTTGATTTACAGGCTTGGGTTACACTTGGCAGAGCACAGTTAAATTTTGGGGAGCCAGATTCAGCTATATTATCTTTTGACAAGGCATTAGCAATCAAGGTACATTTCGCACTGCAACCAACTGCTTCCTGATTACCATTCGTTCATCCATTAGCtgccatatatatttctaaaataacagGCCATTATGCATAAGTGTCTTACTTTTCCTATTTGTTTCCGCAGCCTGACCATGATGAAGCAAAGGCTGACCGTGAAACTGCTTCCCGTCTTGTTAAGAAACGAGGGCAGCTACATTCATCAGGTCTCAGTGCCAACAAAAGACGATTCACAGTTGGAGAGAATGTAGACACAGCAAAGGAGAAAGACGATGCACAGACGGAGAATGTAGAGAAATATAACGAGGacgaagaaaaggagaaagacaATGCACAGATGGAGAATGTAGAGGAGTGTAAACGGGATgaagaaaaggagagggaCGATTCACAATTGGGGAATGTAGAGAATtgtgaagaagatgaagaaaaggagaaagatgGAGCGTCGTAGCTGCGTTACGATGGTGTATGATGAACCTGCTGTCTCCAAACTTTACTGTCGGCCCAAGCAAGCTGTTAGATCGAGGCCTTTCTTGAAGCCGAAATGTCGTAGGAAAACGTTTCAATTCCTGTGTTTTAGATTGGTCTGTCatctatgtatatatgcagatAGATGAACAGAAACTATGAAATGTTCTGACCtaagtttaatttttgtttacaacTATGCTCAGGGATTACCTGGATTTTGGGTTAAGGCCATTTAATTTAGATTAATGCACGTATTGTCTACTTGACTAtgcaaaatttaacaaatCCTCCATCCATGCCAAAATACAAGAACTTTGGAATTCAAATCCTATAACAGAATACTCCCTCTAGTGCTATAATACTTGTCGTTTTAATACTTGTCGTTTTAGATAAGTTTACggtcaaactttttaaaattttgactataaataacttttataatatttatttagaagcatggataatatatgtataggtCAATGATGGACAGTCAGGATTTGATCTTTAATTATGCTTCGATTTTGTGGGCTACTGAATTTTGGGCCCAGAATGGCCCGGAAGGCCCAACTGGGGAATTAGGAATTGGGAATTGGGGTTTCCATTTTTGGGGTCTTTcaactatttgccactttcTTCATTGCCGCATTCCCGAATGGCATTCTCATTGTTAATcttaactttttgtcattGGGATGTAAGAATTATTGATTTAGTGCCATTCTCACCATATTATACCTCCACATCAATGCCATATTATATGGGCAAGTTGATAGCAGTGATAAAAGGACATTGCTACCCTAACCTTTTTTAGAGCAAATTTGACAATACAAGATACtttgtatagaaaatatgCACATCAATTCACAAACCTAACTCCTCAGGTTTATACATcaatataacatagaaaataaacacATCTTCCCCTGGCAAGCACAGTACATACCAATCAGTTGATGCAACCATTCTTGCCAGGGAAAGATgtgtttattttctatgttatattgATGTATAAATTTGAGGAGTTAAGTTTGTAAATTGATGTGCATATTTTCTATGCAAAGTATCTGTCTGTACTGTCAAATTTGCTCTAAAAAGAGTTAGGGGCAGCAATGTCCTGTTATCACTGCTATCAACTTGTCTAGATGATGTGATATTGATGTGGAGGCATAATATGGTGAGAATGGCACTAAATCAATAATTCTTATGCCCCAATGACAAAAGTTAAGGCTAACAAGGAGAATGAGAATGACATTTGAGAATACGGCAACGAAGaaaaagtggcaaatagttgAAAGACCCCCATTTTTGGGGTTTCACCAGGTCGATTCGAACATTCCTCCAGACTccagaggaagaagacgagaaGATGGGGCGGAAGGGGGGCAAGCGgttcggcggcgggggcgagcCGGCGGCCAAGCGCCGGGCCGCCGGAGAGGACGGGCCCTCCGCaagcgccgacgacgacatcGTCGTCGCCCAGGTGCTAATCCCGccgcacccccccccccctactGCTGATGATCCCCGCACTCAAACCTCACTAAAACCCTAGCGCgacgtgttttttttttttctgattcgGCCATGGTAGATATCGAAGAACAGGAGGGTGGCGGTGCGGACCTGGAACGGCAAGGTCGTCGTCGACATCCGCGAGTTCTACGAGAAGGACGGCAAGACCCTCCCCGGCCGCAAAGGTATCTATCGccggtgattttttttccccttctctcctcttcttctctgcCTTCCGTTGGTCCGCCGCCTATGGATGCGAATAGCACGGGATTGCTTCCACTGGAGGCCAGGATTCGTTAATTGTTTGCAGGGGTATGTTACGTCTAGCTTTTTGAGTAGATCGTACCATGTGCCTATGTTCGtgtgtgatgatgatgatggtgttaAATTGTTGGCGTCCTGGTGAACGAATTGCTTTACATAGGAGATAATCTAGGctgccaaagaaaaaaaagggggggtaAGATTCGTTTCTTCAGCTAAATGCAGGACCGCTGGTGAGACGAGTGGCTTTCTTAGCTTAGCTACCTCTTGCCTACTAACCTTTAGGACAGCATATGAATATCAGTGAAATGGCTGCTTTGTATTTTTGAGTTTGTCGGCACAATGGTTCGTTAACGTATTATGTTTGAAGCTCAAGCTGGTGGTCATATGCAAGTATCTGTAGAACCCATTGCGGCTTCACAATTGTAGGTAGAGAACTTGTTGAGGGACCTCTAAAAAAACTTCTGGAGGGGGAATTTACTTGTAATTTGAGACCATGTACTTTTGGAGGTTAATGATGATACTTCTAGTCACTATTACCCAAGTTGATAGTTATGAATGAGTTGTGGTCTTATATTAGATTCCAAATTTTGTAATAAGTTTGCAAACAAATGTCTTGGGTTGCCTTGTGCTTTTTAAACCCAGAACATGGGTTCTGGGTTCCAATTATAAAATTGAGCATGGTAGATGACAAAAATgacatgttaaaatttaaacatgtgaaaacatttaattttaatttggttATTTGCATAGGCAAAAATGGTAGTTGTTTCATTCAACTCCATATCTCCAGCACCGCCAGCAATGTGCTTGCCATAGCTTCCCTGATATTAACGCTGCactcttttcccttctttcagGAATACAACTCTCAATGGATCAGGTTAGTATCCTTTTTTGTCCGATGTGTGCATACCAAACCTGATACCCTTAAAAGACATAACGTTATCCACTTGAATACTGCATTTTTGATATCAAGTATGGCTTATGAAAAATTTTCTGACAAGCTTCACCATGCTTTTGTGAGAATGAAGATATCATGAACTCATGAGTAGATAGTGGTATGCAAGATTGGTGACAAATATCTATCTAATTCAAAACTGAAATGGGTATCTATCTCTATCTATTCCAGGAGATTGATCTCAAGTAGATTCATTTGTACTACTATTAAATTCTGACCTCTACTCACAGTTAAACACAAATACCTGTGTTTATTCTTGTTACCAGCCATTATTGTTTACCATAATGGACAGTTCATACGTATCTGGCAACTATTGTGATCTTGTTTATGTAACAGCAAGTTACCACTTCACTGTTTCTTCCCAACAAACAACTcacataacattttttttaacatatgcAGTGGAAGATACTGAGGGACAATATCAAATCTATAGATGAGGCCATCAAGGAGAACGCATGATCGGAGCCCGTCTTCTTCTGATGTTGGAATTAGCTTGTCCGTTTCTTGTAACTCCACCCAGGAATATTGCACTTTTGTTACAGTATATTAGTACTGTATTATGCTTGTCGAGTTCGAGTAATGTGGCCTCATGGCAGAATACTTGTTCTCTATCCTCCCTTCTACTGTTTTGTCTGGTCATGTGGGAAATGTGGC is part of the Oryza brachyantha chromosome 2, ObraRS2, whole genome shotgun sequence genome and encodes:
- the LOC102713874 gene encoding tetratricopeptide repeat protein 33 — translated: MRSLLMQELLDSSSDDDDEFILATAAILAQHQCELDNAPRHSGSRRRSNMKIAWDKNAKTNRRPSVASSQPGLPFGVDSDNDEAEKEETIEATTDCPGTKPADTVKSLQHQGNKLAEEGKYHEALGKWEAALTLMPDNAILHEQKAQLLLELGDAWRALTAATRATELDPLWPEAWVTLGRAQLNFGEPDSAILSFDKALAIKPDHDEAKADRETASRLVKKRGQLHSSGLSANKRRFTVGENVDTAKEKDDAQTENVEKYNEDEEKEKDNAQMENVEECKRDEEKERDDSQLGNVENCEEDEEKEKDGAS
- the LOC102714150 gene encoding RNA polymerase II transcriptional coactivator KIWI-like: MGRKGGKRFGGGGEPAAKRRAAGEDGPSASADDDIVVAQISKNRRVAVRTWNGKVVVDIREFYEKDGKTLPGRKGIQLSMDQWKILRDNIKSIDEAIKENA